The following proteins are encoded in a genomic region of Hoeflea phototrophica DFL-43:
- a CDS encoding DMT family transporter, producing MKSDHTVRPARHDVDREAMPPVAMLLAILTFMCFAALDTGAKYLVTAGYAAIFVVWCRFISHTVISFIAFQGWRRADMYRVNNMPLQVLRGLLLPATTLFNFMALRELQLAQTISIFLSVPMLVTAMAGPLLGEWAGPRRWAAIMVGFIGVLIVVRPGTDVFSLAIIWSILAATTYSLYSIVTRKLAMQESQPSLVFYSSIFATVLLAPPALIYGQVPGSTFDWLLLASLGAFGLGGHALLVKASRLASASKLAPFVYSQLLWMTGLGFIVFGDVPDGWTMVGASIICISGIYIMNRERQIARNERKLAALG from the coding sequence TTGAAATCTGACCATACAGTGCGTCCTGCCCGGCATGATGTTGACCGCGAGGCAATGCCGCCGGTGGCAATGCTGCTGGCGATATTGACCTTCATGTGTTTCGCGGCTCTCGATACGGGCGCCAAATATCTGGTGACCGCCGGTTACGCAGCGATCTTCGTGGTCTGGTGCCGGTTCATCAGCCATACCGTGATTTCCTTCATTGCTTTCCAGGGATGGCGCCGCGCCGACATGTACCGGGTGAACAACATGCCGCTGCAGGTTCTGCGCGGCCTGCTTCTGCCGGCAACCACGCTGTTCAATTTCATGGCACTGCGCGAGCTTCAGCTGGCGCAAACCATCAGCATTTTTCTAAGTGTGCCGATGCTGGTCACGGCGATGGCCGGACCGCTGCTGGGAGAATGGGCCGGGCCGCGCCGCTGGGCGGCGATCATGGTCGGTTTCATCGGTGTGCTGATCGTGGTGCGGCCGGGCACAGACGTGTTCTCCCTGGCGATCATCTGGTCGATTCTCGCCGCAACCACCTATTCGCTGTACTCGATCGTGACCCGCAAGCTGGCGATGCAGGAAAGCCAGCCCAGCCTGGTGTTCTATTCCAGCATTTTCGCCACGGTGCTGCTCGCGCCGCCAGCGCTGATCTACGGGCAGGTGCCTGGTTCGACGTTCGATTGGCTGCTGCTTGCCAGCCTGGGCGCGTTTGGCTTGGGCGGACATGCGCTTCTGGTCAAGGCCAGCCGCCTGGCCAGCGCGTCAAAGCTTGCACCGTTTGTCTACAGCCAGTTGCTGTGGATGACAGGGCTGGGCTTTATCGTTTTTGGTGATGTGCCCGATGGCTGGACCATGGTCGGGGCGTCCATCATCTGCATAAGCGGCATCTACATCATGAACCGGGAGCGGCAGATCGCCCGCAACGAGCGCAAGCTGGCAGCCCTGGGCTGA
- a CDS encoding adenylate/guanylate cyclase domain-containing protein translates to MSFVKMPPPPPFVARFRKLQEAEEQQARSNPFLAKALEDEKHQGHRLAVFARSIALGLVAILLPFLNMRLDVLFYEATLLMFIALGWLQYRVASVGRSRLELALILLDLSLLTLLFILPNPFLNEELPTALTYRFDNFIYFFIILAVATLAYSWRTVWAMGTWVALLWLLGFFGVTLFGHEMPELSEAAAFAFAGHDILASELDPNSTQPAVRVQEMVVFVIVAGILALKGWRSNQLLMRQANIATERANLSRYFPSSLVDVLASTEHDIGAVRTQDVAVLFSDIVGFTQFAESHSPQEVMELLRRYHAFVERAIFQNGGTLDKYLGDGVMATFGTPQTKPEDAANALKAALQLIEEAKAFNKDREANGLAAVEISIGVHYGPVILGDIGPSRRLEFAVVGDTVNVASRLEASTRELGCQCVVSEDLMRRAESSDAGIDPTRKAFLARPAITLRGRKTPIEIWTA, encoded by the coding sequence ATGTCGTTTGTGAAAATGCCGCCGCCGCCGCCATTTGTAGCCCGCTTTCGCAAGTTGCAGGAGGCGGAAGAGCAGCAAGCCAGGTCAAATCCGTTTCTGGCGAAAGCGCTGGAAGATGAAAAACACCAGGGGCACCGGCTGGCGGTGTTCGCGCGGAGCATTGCGCTGGGGCTTGTCGCCATCCTGCTGCCATTCCTGAACATGCGGCTCGATGTCCTGTTCTATGAGGCCACGCTGTTGATGTTCATCGCTTTGGGATGGCTGCAATACCGGGTTGCGAGTGTCGGCCGGTCGAGGCTGGAGCTGGCGCTGATTCTGCTCGATCTCAGCCTTTTGACGCTGCTCTTCATTCTGCCGAACCCTTTCCTCAATGAGGAACTTCCGACCGCCCTCACTTACCGGTTCGATAACTTCATCTACTTTTTCATCATTCTGGCCGTCGCAACACTGGCCTACTCGTGGAGAACCGTATGGGCGATGGGCACCTGGGTTGCCCTGCTCTGGCTGCTTGGGTTCTTCGGGGTGACCTTGTTCGGTCATGAAATGCCCGAACTCAGCGAAGCAGCTGCTTTTGCATTTGCCGGTCATGACATACTGGCGTCCGAACTTGATCCAAACTCCACCCAACCAGCCGTCCGGGTTCAGGAGATGGTTGTTTTTGTGATCGTCGCCGGCATTCTTGCGCTCAAGGGCTGGCGCTCAAACCAGCTGTTGATGCGACAGGCCAATATCGCGACTGAGCGGGCGAATCTTTCGCGGTATTTTCCGTCCAGCCTTGTCGATGTGCTGGCGTCGACCGAGCATGACATCGGCGCGGTTCGAACACAGGATGTGGCGGTGCTGTTTTCCGACATTGTCGGTTTCACGCAGTTCGCAGAGAGCCATTCACCGCAGGAGGTTATGGAGTTGTTGCGGCGGTATCATGCTTTTGTTGAGCGGGCCATTTTTCAGAATGGCGGCACCCTGGACAAATATCTGGGTGACGGGGTGATGGCGACCTTCGGGACGCCTCAAACCAAGCCCGAAGATGCGGCCAATGCGCTGAAAGCCGCCTTGCAGCTGATTGAGGAAGCCAAGGCTTTCAACAAGGACCGGGAAGCGAACGGATTGGCCGCGGTCGAGATCTCGATCGGCGTGCATTACGGGCCGGTCATCCTGGGGGACATTGGACCCTCCCGACGGCTGGAGTTTGCTGTCGTGGGCGATACCGTCAATGTTGCAAGCCGGCTCGAGGCGTCAACGCGGGAGCTCGGCTGCCAATGTGTGGTCAGCGAAGATCTCATGCGGCGGGCTGAATCATCGGATGCCGGGATAGATCCAACGCGCAAGGCATTCCTGGCTCGGCCGGCGATCACATTGCGGGGCCGCAAAACACCGATCGAAATATGGACCGCGTGA